The DNA window tggccatcacgatacGGGGAGTGTTACTCAAAGGGTTTCCGTAATCGGCAGGTACGCGATACGGCTCTACAATAATTGCAGCGTCGCACTTTGTTTCTGTTGgcaactgccacaacagttgctgtacaatgtcacaatgattgagattaagttCGACTGTCTCCAGCTACATTGGCCTTTCTTCACCTTCttgtactctgggcataagaagcctcccgtcatgtggACCTTCCCGCCCTCTTTTGTGGGGAGCATGCACTTCGGATACTTTGTGCAGTCTAAAAATGTGTCCCATCTCCCCACATTTTCAGCACAGAGCAGATCTGTCCGGACCTTTACAGTTTGTTGCCTGATGACCAAAACCCAGGCACTTAAATCACCTCTCCGATGAAACGTgtgtaaattgattttttttttatttatttcgtttatttgataggcacaaatgcgttagcttggcggtgccaaattcttttgtttttacattttggatatcttaaaactaggagattacaatggtgatatttttttataaaagagaaaaaatttacagctatcttaagactagaaataagattctatatacaagagagggggcaaaaaaaatattttacagttatcttaaaactaacaatatagtttggtacacaaaagggggaacaaatatttatgagaaatttcacagatgttttaaaactagggatactattctatttacaagatggggtgTAAATTGGATTTCAAACACCAACCAGACAGAAGTTTTATGTTGCCTGGGGTCACTGAGAGGTTCTCAAGGAATACGAATTTGCTTTTGCGGATAACTTTTCCTGTAAGTTGTTGATCTGGCAGGCAATCTGCAACTGTGGCCGGAGCAGACCAGAGCTAGAAATTGACGCTCGTTTtcacgacaagcagtttatcATACATCTTTAGCTTCCATAGTAGGCCTATCGTCCATGTGTTCATGAAAGAGAGCATTTAAAACTATGCAACCAGGAATCTGCAGCAACCggttcaaatggcacgttccctatGTTGATCGGTGAtgtgtgccttgccatgatttgtcttttcaccatttccctgatgggaaggattgggaaaATGGTGAGGTtagagataaggaaaataacgatacAAAGAACATAGTAaatacggaagtattcttcactTCCAAGGAAATAAAGAAACTTTTCGATGAGcgaatatatcaacacccccgaggggatattgagaaaACAGAACGACAATACCTCCGAAGAGATACTGTTATTCAAACTCGGCTTAAACCGTTTTAGGTTCGCAAACTTTCGCCGTGACTTTTTGGAAACCATAACTCAGTTTATAACCCTTTTTCGCCAGAAATTCCAGAGAACTGTGCtcgatactgcaaaaatacAGCTGCATTTTCTCTGCTATCGACTTGGTTCTCAAAACTTCCCAGCAAACTGCCGCGAACCAGAAATTTGGAAACCTTGCCTCATCAAAACATCAGCAAACATTCCTTGGAATCCCACGGAATGTAATGGCATACCTTATTCTAGTGAAGGCTATATGGTTCGATAATGAAACGGAAGTCCCCTGCCTTCTCACTTATCCCCTCCAATTTCTGTTTCATGCAGGTACAGCTTTGTTCATTATCCGGTGagaactagagatggtcgggtttcaattttttcgaacccgaacccgagcgcatgaaaatttaaaaacccgaacccgacccgagcccgagaatgaaaattttgaaaaatccgaacccgactcgagaattttaaaatttgataacccgaacccgacccgaacccgaaaatttaatatttgaGAAACCTGTtccgaatccaacttgctaatacggagaatcaaccaaagatttttaattctaggcacccgagctggaccctttactcatctaagaatagtagaatcactcgaatctgaagtagcaccatacgcattgagttatatctgcatatggcaaaacaaatcactgccgagtagaatccgcatttataattactattattgaacgtcaaatttgtaacgttgtgggaaacttataaatcgttgatatcttaaccggaaattaagttaaatcggcggctaactcatggcgaaacagaaagcttaatggtcacagtttccaacaaccttgcccgtcgtacttaactaaaaattttgattttttatcagaaaccattcctacaaggcagtttcgtataatttattaccTGTATTAAgttaagctatggcaattggcaattcgtattcgacagtttacatgacgtcacccacgttactggttggaacggtcaaacctgtatcgaagggtatcaatcattttctgacgtgttcttgatgtcccatcattagcgttaggacgatctatgattcagtatctaagttattttatgcttcagattatacggtaagcgcgccaatagagatgcttcgacatctccaatggagctctcggaacgactccaaacttttaaaaatccgttaatggcttcaacagaacacacaacaAATTTTGCGATCAATTcgttaagttcgtggaaatgcatgtattttcatgaaggaatccgtaTCACGCAacagctcagcccgggaacaatctgacagaaagtgcttgtttcgtatatgtaccactgatttgatagtggtgctattatcccattaccatatgagtgtcatgaacaacgaaatCTGGCGGAtgtgaagctaggtttaggtctgatggaacaaagccagtctctagaaaataaataTGGCCTAAACTatttgctttaaaaaaaataatgcgccctttttaaatttgggccgccataatgactccaaagtaccaccaaatttatgagctcaaatccttatttttccgttacagtttattttaatttcaagcaatctttatcataaaccaatttgattattaaacttccgtgaaggcaggtacaacctatttgtttcatttgaccaatttaacagtgcttgcttaaagtttgtttggggtacaaatgtaccccacaaaaccgtttgcgttagtgttttgtcatatgtacataattcaaaaaaaaatatatttttttaatagtaaaatatcgatacatagtaagcgagaaacttgtgtaaaattgtataagttccaGCTCTGCCGAATAATCGTATCTGTTATTtggtataacaaagcactatagcaaagtaactagataATGCGTTTGGTTTGgaatcgtaatttttgcttttgcggatgaaagagtcaaaacacattcgtgaatatgatttgtatatagtatgcaagacgcgtcattcgattcgttatctCCTGCAGCCCAGGCTATGGAACATACTTAttttatatacacgtacaatgcaccggctctacctgttccttcgacgccttcctgtttcatctccgttactgcatattactgtatttttaacgtttgtattggcgtttggttttcaaaaaagcatcggaataaatacactttttgaccggtttttgaaaaaaaaaatggttcaaaaagaaatttaatctttacaacgtcgtataaatggtcaaaatcgatttaaaGCTATCGGAGTTATagcaaaatgaagaaaaaagggaattttgacgttttttaaatacttgttctatacaaaatgaaatattacataattaaatagttaaaacacgaatatttttaaacaggttactttgcgaatgattttagaataaaactatccaatttaattataaatttaatgaaaatttgacatattagagcgattttagttctggggtacgaatgtaccccacaaaaccgtttacgtagagaaaaagtcgccgcggcctaagtatcggttttaaagtaccagtcgaaatttatattccattattGAAAGTTGAACCAacattttccgataaattcctgttgacttggtttattactaattatcatgaaaaatgaatcgcaaagagattttagatgtgaaacacgtattgttgaatgctctttgATGAATGTtcctttaaaaaattaaatacttcaggcagtttgcgaatctgaagagacggaatttgatgcaagaatgaaaaaatacaatatttgagcaccagaaaatacgacgaattctagggattcagaggtgctaacatttggtacggttatatgtatcatccattcgtattacgaagtataattcgctactacaaaaaagactgcgttttATGTACAGACGCaaacagtgtcatgaaatggatgggttgttttgttcaaaacccgaacccgacccgaccccgataatttgtaatttgaaaaacccgtacccgacccgagcccgaaagtccaaaatttcaaaaacccgtcgggttcgagtcgggtccgggtttcgggtccacaAACCCGAACCCGCGCATCTCTAGTGAGAACCAAACAATACCATACCTTAAaccaagttcattgaaactggGGATGAATGAGTTGAGAGGGATTCAAAAGAGACACCCTTGAAGATCTTTTAACAGATCATTCTTCAGCGCTAGTGAAAAGTAACCTTTATCCAACCATGCTTGCACTCGATAAATATTGAATTTCGAAGACTCTATACTATGGGCCGAAACATTGTTCGAGAGAGTAACTATGCGATAGTgcttttttctttgatttttatcaaattttttaccatttttaaggGATTAGACGGAGGACGCTTCTCGCAACTTACGCGTGCGACTGTATGAGGTGATGATATCTTGGCGCTTACTGTTTCCTCTACTCTCTATGTGATTCAAATGGTGCTTAGAAAAATACGTCCGCAAAAGGACTCCGCGAGAAATCGGTGTCAAAGTTTATTCCAATTATGTAAGCCAATCCAAATCATTATGCAACAAGTCCAAATATAAAATTAGATTCGTAGCAATATCGATGCAATCACCTCAATTGAATGCATCGGACGACGCCAACCACAGATCGGCTCCGCTGATTCCAGTCTCGAGCAATTCAACAATCCTTATTATGCCTGATAAACCTAATCCAAAATCGTCTGTTGATAAGATAGcaacttttgaaaatttgcagcaaaGCAACCAATTTTGATTAATATTGACGTCACCCAAACCAAACGATTTCTTTATTACCAAACAATCTATTCCTACAAGCATTCTTTATTGACCATTCTTCCTGCAGCTTAATCATTCAAACAACGCGGCAAACGCTGGTTAATGTTACGATCGACTACCGTCATTTGATCTCTGATGACATTCAAACACGCGGTAAATTCTTGTATCAAAGCCGGACGGTTCACCTCCAGTGCATCCAAGTCCGCTTGTGCCTCCGTCCGGGCCGTAGTTTCCCAAAACACCCGCTGGTTCTCGTAGTTTTCCTCCAACCAACGCAGATGACCGGCTGAATCGATGAAGGAATTGTGGCTCGCGAACGTGAACAACGTGTACTCAGCGGCCGCCGTCGAGATACGCTGAAGAACATTGCCCAGTTGACGGAACTCATCCGCCAGGCTTTCCTTGATGTTGATCTTGTAGGCAGCGCACGAACTCATTTCACCAGCCGCACGAATACGCTCGGCCACGATTTCCTCCGTCAGTCCCAGCAGGCAATCTTCGACGGCATTCGGATACAGAATAAACTCCGCTATCAGGGCCCGGGTATCGTCGAAGAAGTGCTCGACATCATTCCACATCTGAGCCAACAGTTTCTGGGAAGCTTCGTTCAACATCTTCAGCTCGGCACGGGTCAGCGTACGAGTGAGCTTAACAAATTCGTCCTTCTCTGTATGCAGCGCGTCAAAAAGGAGGCGGAACTCTTCGGAACGAGTGGCCAGCTCGGTCATCGGAACGGCCAAGACCTGGCGGGCGAAGAAAGAGTTAATTCAgctagatagagagagagagcgttACGCTAATTCTACGCGTACTCACCGTAGCCAGTCCACACAGGACAACGAAAAGTGTGAGCTTCATGCTTGTATCCACTTAGATTCAACTCTCGAATGAAGTTCACGGTTGTTCGGTACTGACTCTTAAATAATCTCAGCTCTCGCGCAGGAAGGACCCCCGCTGCCGCGGTGATATAATACAATCGAAGTAAGCTGGGCACTACGTCGCAGATTAGATTAGCGGGTAGTTAGGCGCCTGTGTCTATCCCGGACACCGGTCGAGATAACACGGAATCGGGTACAGTCGGAGGGACTGCAGGTTTATTTCTTTCCCTTTCAATCAAAATCGCGAAAACAACTTTTTTGTCTCATAATGTAGTTTCTTTCCTTCACTTCTGACCGCTAGTCTTTCCACCTTATGTCGCTTTACTGTAGTCTCGACGTCATCGTCTATGATGGTTCCCTAGCACTCCAATAAGCATAAATTTGATCTAGCTATGGAGATGCGTTTCAAGTTCctttcatcagaatccaacactaacttagtgacaggactaagctagggacggattgacactagctacaaaaacgaaaacgctactTGTGTGCCTTGGCAAATAGCTAGTCATACGTGATGTCCCGCTAGACTAGAAGTTTACTTAAAACTGATGAGACCGGTGAAAACGAAACATGGTTCAATTTAGCAAGCCCAGTGTAAgaagtcctgtcactaagttagtgtctcATTCTGATGACAAAAAATCGAAGCGCATCTCCATAGTTTAGTAATAGGTTTCGTGCCCTACACGTGCAAACGTTGTTTcaaccaattttctccttagggaggCGCAACATTGGTCATcatccaaaatgtttttcatgggGAAAAACATCATCAAAATAGGAtattttacccaatttttttctaagaaTCGAAAGTCCACAGTGACCAGAAGAAGAAAGTACtgctaataccctaacctttcatctGAGATGTGAATCCATTGACTTATTTggacatgatgtcattttgggtcGCCACAAAATACATAGTAGGCGATACTGTATATAATTGTTCAACTTAGTCCATTGAATGTATTGTGACGCTTTCTCCGAAATTTGTTGCATCCGTCACGTATTTCTTATGTATTGCAACACTTTCAGCATGAAACGTTGCATCATTCAGACAGTATCAATTCTTGCACCATGATTAAATTAGATTCAAGTCGCCGTACGCTTTCGACACAAACTAAAAGTTTACCAAGTTTCAAATTCGAAAAACAACCATTTATTCCTAAAACGAAACTTAACAATCCGCTAGTCGTTCGGTAATATCCTGATTAATCGCGGCCATCTCCTCCGGGATATGGCGCAAACAGCCGGAGAATTCCTCTATCAAAGCCGGACGGTTCACCTCCAGTGCATCCAAGTCCGCCTGTGCCTCCGTCCGAGCCGTAGTCTCCCAAAACACCCGCTGATTCTCGTAGTTTTCCTCCAACCAACGCAGATGACCGGCCGAATCGATGAAGGAATTGTGGCTCGCGAACGTAAACAGCGTGTACTCGGCGGCCGCTGTTGAGATACGCTGCAGAACATTGCCCAGTTGGCGGAACTCATCCGCCAGGCCTTCTTTGATTTCGATCTTATAAGCAGCACAAGCACTCATCTCTCCAGCGGCACGGGTCTGCTCAGTCACGATTTCCTCCCTTAATCCTAGTAGGCATTCCGCGGTGGCGTTCGAACTACCTGGCAACATCTCATCTATGCTCGCTTGAGTGTCGTCAAAGTGATGCACAATAGTACTCCACATTTCAGCAATCAACTTCTGCGATGCCTGGTTTAACATGCGGAGCTCGTACATGGTCAAAACTCTGGTAAGATCGACAAATTCGTCTTTTTCGGCATGCAACTCATCAAACCGAATGCGAAATTCTTCACTGCGTTCGCTTAACTCGACCATCGAAACGCGTCGTGGTGGTTCGCGAAGTTCCACGGCCTATCAGGAAATTAATTCCGTTAACGCAGCAAcccttgttttttttaaataaggtaCACTCACCGTTACCAACCCacacaaaacagtaaaaattAGCCACTTCATGTTTGTGTTCATCTGCACTTTAAACTCTCAACTGAATTTACCGGCTTATCCAATCTTCCTTAAATAATACCACCCACCCCCACAACAGCAGGATCCCCACCTCAAGGTATTGTGATATTATACAACCGTTCACTCAATACGTTCCACGATTAGATTAACTTTGCAAATAGTGTTTGCGCAGGTTGAAAATATCTATATCTTTTATTAGCATATCAACCAAGATTACAGTCGTCTGCGTCTACGCGCACTGTAACGCCTCCTCAATCAGCTGTTCCATATTGAAGATATAGCTCCGAGCGATCTCATCGATCTGCGGCCATATGCCACGGCGAAGCTCGTTGACCACATCCTGGAACGCTTCCACCTCGTGGTCCAGCGTAGCAACCACCCGGTCCACAGCGTCCGCATTTTGCATATAGAGAAACGCTAAATCCGCCAGCGTTTCCTGAATGTGAATCAGCGCATTATCCCGTCCTAATTTATCCAGTACCGCATACTGGAAGAAGGTCGAATTAACCTGAATCTGATCCACGATCGGATAGAACATCACACGGGACACGGTCGCCATTTCACCGTAGATCTTTTCCGAAACTATGCTCAGATCCCGTGCCGCTTGCGTTGCCCGCCGGATCGCTTCATCGTTCGCCGCAACGATGCACGGATTCTGCGTGTCACCGATCTGCAGGGCATGCTCCAAAATTTCCTCCTTGGCGTGCTGTTTCATATGCTGGATGTCGGTGATGGCAAAGGCGTAACGCGAGATGAACTGAGCATTCAAATTCTTCAATCGTACCGAGTGCTGCATTCGGTAGATTCGCAGCTTGTAGTCGATGTCGTAGTGCAGCTTGTTGAACAGACGATCGAACTCGATCAATACTTCGGTGTCCTCGGACAGCGAGCCAGCGGCAGTGGAGGAACTTTTTCCCACCGGGCTGGACAGGGCGAGCTGAAAGAGGGAGGGTGGATTAAAAGTTGTAGTTTTGGTGGCAACTGATTGGTACATCGGTTCATTCATCAAGTTTAAGCAAAACACGAAGTTTACTCCAGGGAGTTTGTCGGAGTAACTATAAAAAACGATtaccacatttttttcagaagaCATAGACAGACTGTATATGTTTATACAGTCTGTCTATgtcttctgaaaaaaaatttcaaagtgaAGTTGAAGCCTTTTTCCTTCACTTAGATATAAACGAATTTGATAATCTTCATTATGCAACATGCAAAAGAAATACGCATTGTAGTGTTTGAGTGATTTGTCGTCTATGTATGGTGCATTTTGAGTCtcaaaaaacctattgtttctaACTTGGAATGTTTTGAATAGGTACTTCCATTTCTGGAATGGCTTCGATTCGTTCAATAATCGCACAATTCAACGTAACCCACCTGGCCACAGGCCAACAAAGCCAGAACAATTAGTTTCATGATGTTGTTTCACAGTTCCTTAACTTCAACTAAATCACTCCACTCTTTAACAAACGTGTCCACTCGTCACCAGTTCCGGACAACTAATGGTCACCCCATCCGGTCTTTCGGTCGAGGTATCTTCAGCCAACAGACTATCACTTAAAGTATTTTGTCGATTTGAGGGTACCCGATGCGCATCACCATAAAGCAATCAAACTTTTGTAATGTCCGCCGCACTGAATCACCCCCTACAAaattctattattcaaaagataaGTAATTGATTGGTTACTATTATTGTACGTAGTCCCTAACACGTAAACTGCTTATCGGCGCTAAGCTCTAATCTTCGATTTACGTCTTTTCATTACACTTTCAGATGGTCACACGCTGGTAGAATCGATAGCGATTTTGCATTATCTGGAGGAGACGCGCCCGCAGCGTCCCTTGCTGCCACAGGATGTGCTAAAACGAGCAAAGGTTCGCGAGATAATCGAGGTACTCACTGTTAATCGTACGCTTGCAGCTACCAGATTTAAACTGTTATTATTTTCGTTTTCAGGTGATCGCATCCGGCGTCCAGCCGCTCCAAAACTTGATCGTGCTGATTCACGTCGGTGAAGAGAAGAAGAAAGAATGGGCCCAGCACTGGATCACGCGAGGTTTTCGTGCCATCGAGAAGCTACTGTCGACATCGGCCGGTAAGTTCTGCGTCGGCGATGAAATCACTCTGGCCGATTGCTGCCTAGTACCACAGGTGTTCAACGCACGTCGCTTCCACGTGGATCTCCGTCCGTATCCCATCATTCTTCGCATCGATCGGGAGCTGGAGGGACATCCGGCGTTCCGTGCGGCGCATCCCTCAAATCAACCCGACTGCCCACCGGAAGCGGCCAAGTAAGGTAAGCAGGAGCAGGAGCTCCGATTTTACCCGCCAATCAGATTTTGTATGATGAACAGTAGATTTTCGCATTTGCCTAGTCGAGTCGTAATGTTCAAAGTTTTACAGTTTACAGATAGTATCAGAGGACGGCACTTTGCCTGACATCAAAGCAGATTATTTACATGATTTTAGGAGAAATAGAGATTGCTTACGGAGCATTTTAAACCAACAGATTTAGCTACAAAATAACAGTAATACCGCACTCGAATACTACGCAAGATGCACGCAGACCTTTTCAGAAAAGCGCTGCTAACTTTTTATTTCTCATTCGCCTAAGACAAGATGACTAATCAGATCGATCATCTATAAAAATTACGATTTTATTGCATTTACAAGATATTACCGTATTATTCAAGCATCAAAAGTGAGAGTTTGTGTCTACTATCTAACAATTTGTATTTGACTATTTTTGTGTTGCTCATCAGTTTGAAAAAAACGTGTTAGCTTTTTATCGTCGTTTAGGTTTTATTCTTTCTTCTATGTCTATTTGAATACTATTCAGAAAGCAAACGAACTACACATGTAACATGTAATTGTGATTCTCTAATAAGGATGTGTGTTAATTCTTCGAAAGCCTGGAAAAAAATCAAGATTTGTTTTGCCTTACGCATTGTAGAAAATGCACGCAAGTTTGCATTCAACGACGCTGCTTATACGTGCATGTCGATGAGAAGATTTGTTATGAAATGATACCAGAAATAATGATAAGAATTTTTACCAATCGTGAATAAGTGGTAGGGTGATTGTTTCTAGTTTAGGACGTTTGAGAAACTGAACGATTACCCTTATATCACAAATTAGTAACTTTTTATCAATGTTCTTGCAAAATACTCAAAACTGAATAATCGTTGATCAAAATTCTAAATTGTATTTAGAAATTGTTATCTCTATCTCAGGTATTTCTTGCATTATTCTGTATACTATTGTTTGA is part of the Topomyia yanbarensis strain Yona2022 chromosome 1, ASM3024719v1, whole genome shotgun sequence genome and encodes:
- the LOC131676603 gene encoding uncharacterized protein LOC131676603, translated to MKLTLFVVLCGLATVLAVPMTELATRSEEFRLLFDALHTEKDEFVKLTRTLTRAELKMLNEASQKLLAQMWNDVEHFFDDTRALIAEFILYPNAVEDCLLGLTEEIVAERIRAAGEMSSCAAYKINIKESLADEFRQLGNVLQRISTAAAEYTLFTFASHNSFIDSAGHLRWLEENYENQRVFWETTARTEAQADLDALEVNRPALIQEFTACLNVIRDQMTVVDRNINQRLPRCLND
- the LOC131676601 gene encoding uncharacterized protein LOC131676601 — its product is MKLIVLALLACGQLALSSPVGKSSSTAAGSLSEDTEVLIEFDRLFNKLHYDIDYKLRIYRMQHSVRLKNLNAQFISRYAFAITDIQHMKQHAKEEILEHALQIGDTQNPCIVAANDEAIRRATQAARDLSIVSEKIYGEMATVSRVMFYPIVDQIQVNSTFFQYAVLDKLGRDNALIHIQETLADLAFLYMQNADAVDRVVATLDHEVEAFQDVVNELRRGIWPQIDEIARSYIFNMEQLIEEALQCA
- the LOC131676605 gene encoding probable maleylacetoacetate isomerase 2 isoform X2, yielding MSLSAMSKPILYSYWRSSCSWRVRIALNLKEIPYDIKPISLIKSGGEQHCNEYREVNPMEQVPALQIDGHTLVESIAILHYLEETRPQRPLLPQDVLKRAKVREIIEVIASGVQPLQNLIVLIHVGEEKKKEWAQHWITRGFRAIEKLLSTSAGKFCVGDEITLADCCLVPQVFNARRFHVDLRPYPIILRIDRELEGHPAFRAAHPSNQPDCPPEAAK
- the LOC131676605 gene encoding probable maleylacetoacetate isomerase 2 isoform X1, producing the protein MSINVDLFSQPILYSYWRSSCSWRVRIALNLKEIPYDIKPISLIKSGGEQHCNEYREVNPMEQVPALQIDGHTLVESIAILHYLEETRPQRPLLPQDVLKRAKVREIIEVIASGVQPLQNLIVLIHVGEEKKKEWAQHWITRGFRAIEKLLSTSAGKFCVGDEITLADCCLVPQVFNARRFHVDLRPYPIILRIDRELEGHPAFRAAHPSNQPDCPPEAAK